The sequence CGGTGCAGATTTCGAAGGTTCCGGAACTTCCGCCCAATTTTAGAGCCCCCTCGTTGGTGCTTCACTTTAATTTCACACCGAATTAAGGTGATTGTGGTCTGGGGTAGCGAAAAATTGTATTATATTGAACAAACAAGTGGATTAGAATGGAAAAAATGAGATTTCTTGTAAGCGTCGCTGCCTTTGCATTGGCCTTGCTGCCGGTGACATCGCACGCGACCATCGATACGATTGCCGTAGACGTGGGTATTTCAGTCTTCAAGACGATGCCCATTGGCGTTGTTCCCTTTGCAGAAAAGAAGTCCATTGACTGGATCGAAGAAAAGCCGCATTTGATTGTGACTCGCGATGCAAACCTTTCTGGCCGCTTCGACGTGATTTCTTCGGACAAGTTTGACTTGCCGAAATTCAGTAAGGCCCATGCCAAGCATTACATTACGGGCAAGGTAACGCCTGTCGGCAAGATGCTGAAGGTGGAATGTTTCTTGTACGCATCTCAGACCAAGGATGTTCTGCTTGGTGAATCTTATACGGTAGAACAGAAGGATATGCGCCGTGCCTTGCACCAGTTCTTTGACCAGGTGATTTACCGCCTGTGGGGCGAACGCGGCGTGGCCTCGACCAAGCTTGCCTATGTGTCCAAGATGGACGGCGTCAAGCAGGTGGTGGTGTCCGACTATGACGGATTCCATCGCAGCCAGATTACCCGCGATACGACCATTAGCATGATGCCTGTTTGGATGAAGGGCAATGCCGGTCTTTATTATGTGAATTTCAAGACGCACCGTCCGAAGCTTTATTCCAAGACTTTTGGTGGCGTGGAAAAGTCGGTGTTCCCGCAGTTGGAACAGACTTATAGCCCGGCTGTGAACCCGAAGACTGGCGAGCTCTTGTTCTCGAGCACGGTGGACGGCAAGACGGATTTGTACATCGGTAACCCCGAAACGGGCAAGGCCAAGAAATTCGCTTACCTCAAGTCGAACCAGACGAGTCCGGCCTGGAGCCCGTATGCCTCGGAAGTGCTCTTTACGAGTGACCGTGGCGGTGGCCCGCAGATTTTTGCGATGAGCAAGGATGGTTCCGATTTGCGCCGTGTGACCTTTATGGGGCGCTATAACGAACGCGCCGCCTGGTCGCCCGAAGGAGACCGCATTGCCTACACCTCGATGGATGCCGGCCACATGAACATTTACACCTGCGCTCTCGACGGTTCTGACATTGTGCAGCTTACGAGTAACGCCGGTAACAACGAACACCCCACTTGGTCGCCCGATGGCAAACTGATTGCCTTTGCGAGCAACCGTAGTGGTTCGTACCAGATTTACATTATGAGAAAGGACGGTTCCAACGTTACGCGAATCACCAATTCCGGTGAAAATACTTCGCCCACTTGGTCGTTCTTCTATGACGATTTTAAACAACCAAAAAAGGAAGGTAAAAAATGAAGAACTTCGTTAAACTCGCTGTAGTGGCATCTGCCGCAGCCCTCTGCCTCGTTGCTTGCGCCAAGAAGCAGCAGCCCCAGACTGAACCGGATGCAGAACCGGCTCCGGCCGCGGTTGCTCCGGCTGCAGAACCTAATGCAGATTCCCTGGCAGCTGAACAGGCTCGCCTCGAAGCCGAACGCCTGGCTGCTGAACGCGCCCGCTTGGAAGCTGAACGTGCCCGCTTGGAAGCACTCATCAACCAGATCATGAGCGAAGACGTTTACTTTGACTTTGACCGTTCTGAACTCACCGAAAAGGCTAAGGAACTCCTGGCTCAGGTGGGCGAACTCCTGATTAAGGAAGAACGCTTCACGATTACGATTGAAGGCCACACCGATGCTCGCGGTACCGAAGACTACAACTTCACTCTCGGTGCAAAGCGTGCCATGAAGGTGAAGGAATTCCTCGTTGCTTACGGCATTGACGCCAAGCGCATGGAATCGGTCAGCTACGGTAAGGAAGCTCCGAAGGTTGAAGGTGCAACCGAAGAAGCCTACTCCCAGAACCGTCGCGCCAACTTCCGCGTGAACATCAAGGAATAAGATTCTTTAAATTTCGTCCTCGTCTTGCCTGTTACTGCAGGCGAGGAATTTTGCGGGTAATTAAAAAGAACTTGTTATATGAAAAACAAAAAATTGAACATCGTATTTCCCTTGCTTATGGTCGCAGCCCTGACGGGTTGTAGCCAGATGACGGTTCTCCGTACGCAGGAAATGAAGGCTGTCGGCGCTGAAGTTCAGGCCAACCTTGATTCTGTCGCTGTACGGCTTCAGGCTCAAAACGATTCTCTGCGTGCAGAACTTGATGCGGCTGAGCTTGCTCAAAAACGCATGCAGGCCGAAATCACTATGCTTTCTCGCCGCGTTGCAGACGAGTCCGAACGTAACGATTCCAGGCAAGAAGAAATTATCTACCGCTTGGATATGTTGCTCGGCAAGTCCGACAAGATCTTGGCGAAGAAGGTGGTCGTGAGCGGTGCGCCTGCAGCGCCCGTGTCCATGGATAGCCTGGAACGCGAAGCCGAAAAGCTCGTGGAAGCCGAAGCGATGTTCAATACGGCCCGCTCCGATTACCATCGCGGTGAATTCAAGCTGGCCTACAGCGGTTTCAAGCAGGTTTATGAGCAAATGAAAGAAGGCGAACTCGCCGAGAATTCGCTTTACTGGATGGCTCTCTGCCTGATTGATGTTGCCCAGGTTGACAAGGCGAAAAAGGTCTTTGCTCGCATGTCGGAAGCCTTCCCCGACGGCCAGAAGACCTGCCCCGCATTGTTCAAGCTTTCGGGCCTTTATGGCGAAGAATGCGACATCAACATGCAGAAGCAGTACTTGCAGAAGATTCTTTCTACCAAGTCTTGCGAAAAGTCTGCCGAATTCGAACAGGCTGCCGAAATGTTGCAGGAAATCTTGGAAAAAGAAGACAAGAAATCTGCCGGTGAACCTGTGGAAAGATGCGTGCCTGTGGTTCGCGAACCGGTCAAGCCGACCTCCCGCAAGTCGACGACCGATAATGCTTCTGAACCGACTGCAAGCGCAACGACCGAATCTACGGAAGCCGCTCTGTAATAGTTCAAAAACTTTCAAAACGAAAACTCCGACGATTGCCTCGCCGGAGTTTTTCTTTTAACAGCCTACAGTCTACTGTCTACTTCCTACTGTCTACGGTTCGTCGGCGTCAATGATGACGCGCTTGACTTCGGCACCGAGCTTAGCCATTTTAGCTTCGAAGTCTTCGTAACCGCGGTCCAGGTGGTAGATGCGGCTGATCTTGGTTTCGCCTTCTGCGATTAACGCGGCGAGGACGAGTGCGGCAGATGCGCGCAGGTCGGAGCCCATGACGTCGGCGCCTTCGAGCGGGAGCCCGCCCTTGATGGTGGCGGTGTTGCCGCTGAGTGTAATGTTTGCACCCAGGCGTTCCATTTCGGCCACATGCTTGAAGCGGTCGTTATAGACGGTGTCTTGAATCACGCTGTTGCCCGGAACCGAGAGGAGCGTTGCCATGAGGGGCGCCTGCATGTCGGTGGGGTAGCCCGGGAAGGGGAGCGTCTGAATTGTAATCGGCTTGAGTTCTACGCCACGGGCGTCAACTTCGGCCCAGTCGGGGCCGACACTTACCTTGCAGTTCATGTCGCGGAAGGCATCGAGCGTCGAGGCGATGTGTTCGGGAATAATCTTGGTGACTTTCACGCGGCCACGCGTAATGGCGGCACCACAAAGGTAGGTGCCTGCTTCGATACGGTCGGGAATGGTGACGCCATTACCCGGGCGTAGAGCTTCTACGCCCTGCACCGTAAGGGTGCGCGTGCCGCGACCTTGAATCTTGGCGCCCATGCCGATGAGGTAATCGACGAGGTTATCGATTTCAGGTTCCAGGGCGGCGTTCTGCAACACGCTCGTGCCCTTGGCAAGTGTGGCGGCCATGAGTACGTTCACCGTGGCGCCCACGCTCGAAATCGGGAAATGGAATGTACCGCCCGGTAGGCGCCCATCGCAGGTGGCTTCCACATAGCCGTGAGTCACGGTAATCTTGGCGCCCAAGGCTTCGAGGCCTTTCAGGTGCAAGTCCACAGGGCGCGGACCCCATGCGCAACCGCCCGGGAGAGACACGCGGCAGCGGCCAAAGCGTGCTACCAGAGGACCGAGCACATAGAAGCTTGCGCGCATGGTCTTCACGAGTTCGTAAGGGGCTTCCAGATGGTCGGCACCACGGGTGTCGATTCTTAAGGTGTGGGCTTCGCCACCGATGTGGCAACCAATCACGCGCAACACATCGGACATGGTCTTCATGTCTTTGAGGTGCGGGACGTTCGTGATTTCGGAGACGCCGTCGGCCAAGAGGGCTGCTGCCATTACGGCAAGGACTGCGTTCTTGGCGCCGGAAATTTCAACTTCGCCGTCGAGCGGCTTTTTAACCTGAGGTACAATAAACTGGTACATAATAAATTCAGAATTATGAATTCGGATCTCGTAATTGTTTTCCGAGAAAAATATAGTAATTCTGAAATTTGCAATCTCAAGGAACGATATATAATGTGTGATGTGTAATGTGAAATGTCTAATCCCACATTTCACATCTCACATTACTTCTTGAGCTTGTCATGTACAACCCTGGTGCGGGCGATGTGATCGTGGAGGGCACGGCGCTTGGGGTCAATAAAGACAATCAGGTAGCCGATGCCGTAGAACATGAGCGTGCATTGCGTAATCAGGCTTGCGATAAAGCGGAGTGCGGCACTTACCCAGCTCATGGGTTCACCGTGGGCGACTTCGACATGAATTTTCACGAGCATTTTGCCAGGGGTGGCCGACTTGATGGCTGTAAACGCGATAAAGTAAATGGCCTGTGCCACACCCCACATAATCAGGAACAGGTGCGTGCCGGGAACGTCAATCACCTTGTTCAAAGCCTCTTCGGAGGTGGGGTTGCTGATGTAGGCGTTCATGGCGTCGGCGAGGGCGTTCAGGTCAATCGCCTGAACGGCGCTCATGATCATCAGGATCAAGACGCCTGTTGCGGACAAAATAACGTTATCGATGAAGTAGGCGATGGCACGGACAAAGAATCCGGCGTAATGCTTACCCTTGTTGTGTTCAGCGATGATTGCTTCGAGGGCGGCCTTGATCTGTTCTTCTTCGGAGAGCGGAACTTCCTTGGATTCTTCGGTGTCTTTCCAGGCGACCCAGGCTTCCATGCCCGAATGCCACACTAAAGTTTCGTCTTTTATTGTGCCGTCTTTTACAAAGTCCCTGATTTCGTCGATATTAAAGGGACCCTTGCGTCGTTCACCGTCTGTTACGGTTTCATCTATGTAGTACCAAATCATGATGAGCCATAATTTAGAAAAAAAGCTACATTTTGGAGGTATGATGAATTTCAAGATTGGCCAACGCTATGTAAGTCAATCGGAACCTACTCTCGGGCTTGGTATAGTCACCGAGGTGCAAGACCGTATTGTTAAGATTTCTTTCCCCGCTGTAAGTGATGTCCGTTGCTACCGTTCCATGGGTGCCCCTGTGGACCGCTTTGAACTTTCGGTGGGCGATACCGCCAAGAGCGAAAAGGGTATGTCTTTTACCGTGGAATCGGTGAAAGAGGTGGACGGCTTGTTAGTGTATACGGGTCGTGCCGGCAGACAGATGAAGGAATCTGAACTGAGCGGCAAGATTTCGATTGCGCGTCCTGCGGACTTGTTCAAGGCCCTCATGGAAAACCGCGTGTCGAACAGCGTGCAGTTCGGTCGCCGCGAATCGGCCATGGAACTTTCTTGCAAGTGGATTTCGTCGCCGGTGCGTGGCATGATTGGACCGCGAACTTCGATGATTCCGCACCAGTATTACTTGTGCAGCCGCGCCTGCGACAGTTCTACGCTCCCGCGCTTGATGCTGTCCGACGAAGTTGGCCTCGGCAAGACGATTGAAGCCGGCATGATTTGGCATGCACTCAAGGCCCGCGGTCGCCTGACCCGTACGTTGATTATTGTGCCCGAAACGCTCAAGCACCAGTGGCTTGTGGAAATGAAGCGCCGCTTTAACCACTTGTTCACGCTGGTGGATGAAGGCTACATCAAGGGCCTGTTCGTGAACGACGACGATGACCGCCCGAATCCGTTCACGATTGCAAACGATATTATTTGCTCCATCGACTTCTTGATCAAGCAGCCCGCGTTGATCGAAGACTTGCTCAAGACAACTTGGGACATGGTGATTATTGACGAAGCGCACCACCTGGTTTGCGAAGACGGATTCACGAGCCACGAATACTTGCTTGCTAACGCCGTGATTCAGCGCTCGAAGGGTGTGCTGCTTTTGACGGGTACGCCGCTGCAGTTCCATCCGGAATCGCAGTTCAACCGCTTGAAGATGCTCGACCCCGTGCGCTTTGCGGACTACAACAGCTTTATCAAGGACCAGGACGCTTACCGCAAGCTGGTGAACGAACTTTCGAAGTTGCCGACGGACCCCGGCCAGACCATGAGCTGGGACGACTTGAACGAATGCGTGCCGAAGAAGTCGATTATCCGCCCGTGGCTTGAACAGGAAAGCGCAAAGAGCATGCCGGCCGACGAATGGATCCGCCGCATTGTAGATGCCGTGGGTACAGGTTCGGTGGTGTTCCGCAATACCCGTAAGGGCGTGGGCGGATTCCCGAAGCGCGTGCTCGACGAAATTCCGCTGGAGCCGAACAAGAATTACC comes from Fibrobacter sp. UWB15 and encodes:
- a CDS encoding translocation protein TolB, with the protein product MRFLVSVAAFALALLPVTSHATIDTIAVDVGISVFKTMPIGVVPFAEKKSIDWIEEKPHLIVTRDANLSGRFDVISSDKFDLPKFSKAHAKHYITGKVTPVGKMLKVECFLYASQTKDVLLGESYTVEQKDMRRALHQFFDQVIYRLWGERGVASTKLAYVSKMDGVKQVVVSDYDGFHRSQITRDTTISMMPVWMKGNAGLYYVNFKTHRPKLYSKTFGGVEKSVFPQLEQTYSPAVNPKTGELLFSSTVDGKTDLYIGNPETGKAKKFAYLKSNQTSPAWSPYASEVLFTSDRGGGPQIFAMSKDGSDLRRVTFMGRYNERAAWSPEGDRIAYTSMDAGHMNIYTCALDGSDIVQLTSNAGNNEHPTWSPDGKLIAFASNRSGSYQIYIMRKDGSNVTRITNSGENTSPTWSFFYDDFKQPKKEGKK
- a CDS encoding OmpA family protein is translated as MKNFVKLAVVASAAALCLVACAKKQQPQTEPDAEPAPAAVAPAAEPNADSLAAEQARLEAERLAAERARLEAERARLEALINQIMSEDVYFDFDRSELTEKAKELLAQVGELLIKEERFTITIEGHTDARGTEDYNFTLGAKRAMKVKEFLVAYGIDAKRMESVSYGKEAPKVEGATEEAYSQNRRANFRVNIKE
- a CDS encoding tol-pal system YbgF family protein, whose product is MKNKKLNIVFPLLMVAALTGCSQMTVLRTQEMKAVGAEVQANLDSVAVRLQAQNDSLRAELDAAELAQKRMQAEITMLSRRVADESERNDSRQEEIIYRLDMLLGKSDKILAKKVVVSGAPAAPVSMDSLEREAEKLVEAEAMFNTARSDYHRGEFKLAYSGFKQVYEQMKEGELAENSLYWMALCLIDVAQVDKAKKVFARMSEAFPDGQKTCPALFKLSGLYGEECDINMQKQYLQKILSTKSCEKSAEFEQAAEMLQEILEKEDKKSAGEPVERCVPVVREPVKPTSRKSTTDNASEPTASATTESTEAAL
- the murA gene encoding UDP-N-acetylglucosamine 1-carboxyvinyltransferase, whose protein sequence is MYQFIVPQVKKPLDGEVEISGAKNAVLAVMAAALLADGVSEITNVPHLKDMKTMSDVLRVIGCHIGGEAHTLRIDTRGADHLEAPYELVKTMRASFYVLGPLVARFGRCRVSLPGGCAWGPRPVDLHLKGLEALGAKITVTHGYVEATCDGRLPGGTFHFPISSVGATVNVLMAATLAKGTSVLQNAALEPEIDNLVDYLIGMGAKIQGRGTRTLTVQGVEALRPGNGVTIPDRIEAGTYLCGAAITRGRVKVTKIIPEHIASTLDAFRDMNCKVSVGPDWAEVDARGVELKPITIQTLPFPGYPTDMQAPLMATLLSVPGNSVIQDTVYNDRFKHVAEMERLGANITLSGNTATIKGGLPLEGADVMGSDLRASAALVLAALIAEGETKISRIYHLDRGYEDFEAKMAKLGAEVKRVIIDADEP
- a CDS encoding RDD family protein; protein product: MIWYYIDETVTDGERRKGPFNIDEIRDFVKDGTIKDETLVWHSGMEAWVAWKDTEESKEVPLSEEEQIKAALEAIIAEHNKGKHYAGFFVRAIAYFIDNVILSATGVLILMIMSAVQAIDLNALADAMNAYISNPTSEEALNKVIDVPGTHLFLIMWGVAQAIYFIAFTAIKSATPGKMLVKIHVEVAHGEPMSWVSAALRFIASLITQCTLMFYGIGYLIVFIDPKRRALHDHIARTRVVHDKLKK